One Meles meles chromosome 13, mMelMel3.1 paternal haplotype, whole genome shotgun sequence DNA segment encodes these proteins:
- the LOC123955603 gene encoding olfactory receptor 6C4-like, whose translation MEHARNQTEVQEFTLEGFPNVQHLGKVLFMVHLLAYLTSIMGNILIITITWVDHHLQTPMYFFLSSFSFFECCFITTVIPKFLAIFLSGRQSISFAACFIQAFVFLFLGTTVFFLMAVLSLDWYLAICKPLYYPTIMNPRMCFLLVMACLALGFVLMVVPVIMLSQSSFCGPHVIPHFFCDFGPLIHLSCSDTRSTELLAFVLALVILLTSLIITIIAYSNIVVTIMRLPSAKEQQKAFSTCSSHLIVLFLMYGSCVFIYVKPKQTNRLDSNREAALVNTVVTPLLNPVIYTLRNKQVHQALRNALSRVRLQK comes from the coding sequence ATGGAACATGCAAGAAACCAGACAGAAGTTCAGGAATTCACCCTGGAGGGCTTTCCTAATGTCCAGCACCTTGGGAAGGTTCTCTTCATGGTGCATCTGTTGGCATACCTGACCTCCATCATGGGAAACATACTCATAATCACCATCACCTGGGTTGACCATCATCTCCAgacacccatgtacttcttccttagCAGTTTCTCCTTTTTTGAATGCTGTTTTATAACCACTGTTATTCCAAAATTCCTGGCCATCTTTCTGTCAGGGAGGCAATCAATTTCCTTTGCTGCCTGCTTCATACAagcctttgtctttcttttcctgggAACAACTGTTTTCTTCCTTATGGCTGTATTATCCCTAGACTGGTACTTGGCCATTTGCAAACCTCTGTATTACCCAACCATCATGAACCCAAGGATGTGTTTCCTTCTAGTCATGGCCTGTTTAGCTTTGGGCTTTGTCCTCATGGTGGTTCCAGTTATAATGCTTTCCCAGTCATCCTTCTGTGGCCCCCATGTCATCCCCCACTTCTTCTGTGATTTTGGGCCCCTGATTCACCTCTCTTGTTCTGATACCAGATCTACTGAATTGTTGGCCTTTGTCCTTGCTTTGGTTATCCTTTTGACATCTCTTATCATAACCATCATTGCATACAGCAACATAGTAGTGACAATCATGCGACTACCATCAGCCAAGGAGCAGCAGAAAGCTTTCTCTACTTGTTCCTCTCACCTCATTGTCCTCTTTCTGATGTATGGCAgctgtgtgtttatatatgtgaaaCCAAAGCAAACGAACAGGCTGGACTCCAACAGGGAGGCTGCCCTTGTGAACACGGTGGTGACCCCATTACTCAACCCTGTCATCTATACTCTGAGGAACAAGCAGGTCCACCAGGCTCTGAGGAATGCTCTGTCCAGGGTTAGATTGCAAAAATAG
- the LOC123955599 gene encoding olfactory receptor 6C74-like, with protein sequence MEITMEVRNETTIQEFILEGFPAIQDLGNVFFLIHLLAYLASITGNVVIITITWVDHRLQTPMYILLSTFSFSECCFTTSVIPKLLSIFLLGRQTISFTSCLIQAFSFLFFGSIIFFLMAVMSLDRYVAICKPLHYPTIMNPKICFLLVTACFALAFPLITGLVVKVFQLSFCGPHVIPHFLCDLGPLIHLSCSDTRSTEMLAFVLALFILITSLIITIIAYSNIVVTILRLPSAREKQKAFSTCSSHLIVLSLMYGSCVFIYVKPKQTNRLDFNREAALVNTVVTPLLNPVIYTLRNKQVHWALRDALSRLRIQKQNFGG encoded by the coding sequence atggaaattacTATGGAGGTGAGGAATGAGACAACAATCCAAGAATTCATTCTGGAAGGGTTTCCTGCCATCCAGGACCTAGGGAATGTCTTCTTCCTGATCCATTTGCTGGCTTACCTGGCCTCTATCACAGGAAATGTGGTGATCATCACCATCACTTGGGTTGACCATCGCCTCCAGACACCAATGTATATTTTACTCAGCACGTTCTCCTTCTCTGAATGCTGTTTTACCACCTCGGTTATTCCTAAACTGCTGTCTATCTTCCTTTTGGGAAGGCAAACAATTTCCTTTACCTCTTGTCTCATacaagccttttcttttttattttttgggtcaATAATTTTCTTCCTCATGGCAGTGATGTCTCTGGATCGGTATGTGGCCATTTGCAAGCCTCTGCATTACCCAACCATCATGAACCCGAAGATTTGCTTCCTCCTAGTCACTGCCTGCTTCGCTTTGGCCTTCCCTCTCATCACTGGGCTGGTAGTGAAAGTTTTCCAGTTATCCTTCTGTGGCCCTCACGTCATCCCCCActttctctgtgaccttggccccCTGATTCATCTCTCCTGCTCTGACACCAGATCTACTGAAATGTTGGCCTTTGTCCTCGCTTTGTTTATCCTTATAACATCTCTTATCATAACCATCATTGCATACAGCAACATAGTAGTCACAATCCTGCGACTCCCATCAgccagggagaaacagaaagctttctccacctgctcctctcacctCATAGTCCTCTCTCTGATGTATGGCAGCTGTGTGTTTATATACGTGAAACCAAAGCAAACGAACAGGCTGGACTTCAACAGGGAGGCTGCCCTTGTGAACACGGTGGTGACCCCGCTGCTGAACCCTGTCATCTACACTCTACGGAACAAGCAGGTCCACTGGGCTCTGAGGGATGCTCTATCGAGATTGAGGATACAGAAACAGAACTTTGGAGGGTAA